One stretch of Juglans microcarpa x Juglans regia isolate MS1-56 chromosome 3D, Jm3101_v1.0, whole genome shotgun sequence DNA includes these proteins:
- the LOC121253865 gene encoding autophagy-related protein 13a-like: MDLQGNSQPESGKLEQIVSQFLVKSLHIILDSRVPSRRPHGRSGDLSSASHVRKSDKWFNLVLGDRPAALDNLSFWHRNLMDPMIIDVILVHEGYKSMGGSVETVIERWVVQYEYPRVVAAQTGQSSALYKKTYKKSIILLRALYSQMRLLPAYKIFRQLSRTSQTYNFDIIYKVPSFGDPFSRVDEEMMEEHTFNHVEAFPGRLCISVAYRKTLTDFNLEPSTSLPPKIITDYVGSPNTDPLRSFPSSEKGVRAISFPLRAVRAPFPVPFQRPHSWTSGFHRAAFSAQNQPVVGSPPAYCPSALPYDYPSPPTDIYGNRVPNYRMPIHQRTISYDGYQLSPPFSPSPSPSSPSYVSTGNHPMRTRVRPETAPVSIPLSMASRNSRYLSPNSSDPSRSSLPPLSPRSRKTDPSSQESPYGTTSFKKIESLRSGEMQNHYAGQKMIRDSKDDSGRFSGLLSSSGSPRIGFSRSSSRLSFQDDLDDNIFSCPFDVDDVDTLDIQVSQNFDGKKASEFTSQSLPIVKKSQDAAVGVLVHMLRTAPPLRQDSCCYSSHSMKTELEGGVPTASGFFMPRKTADALEELRSFREMKDLLLSKSGTRVVSKDDV, from the exons ATGGATTTGCAGGGTAATTCTCAGCCTGAATCGGGAAAACTGGAACAAATCGTTTCCCAATTTCTAGTAAAGAGCTTACACATTATTCTGGATTCGAGGGTTCCTTCTCGTCGTCCACATGGTCGTAGTGGGGACCTGTCATCGGCTTCTCATGTGAGAAAGAGTGACAAATGGTTCAACTTAGTATTAGGTGACCGTCCTGCAGCTCTGGATAACTTGAGTTTCTGGCACAGAAATCTGATGGATCCAATGATAATCGATGTAATACTGGTTCATGAAGGTTATAAATCAATGGGGGGATCTGTTGAGACAGTTATAGAGAGGTGGGTTGTTCAGTATGAATATCCCCGAGTTGTCGCTGCTCAAACTGGTCAAAGTTCTGCCTTATACAAGAAAACATACAAGAAGTCAATAATACTTTTACGGGCTCTTTATTCACAAATGAGGCTTCTCCCAGCATATAAGATCTTCCGGCAGCTAAGTAGAACAAGTCAGACTTATAATTTTGACATCATTTACAAGGTGCCTTCATTTGGTGATCCATTCTCAAGGGTGGACGAGGAAATGATGGAGGAACACACTTTCAACCATGTGGAGGCCTTCCCTGGCCGCCTTTGCATATCTGTGGCATACCGTAAAACACTAACCGACTTTAACCTTGAGCCTTCAACCTCATTGCCACCAAAGATTATTACAGATTATGTTGGTAGCCCCAACACCGACCCTCTCAGGTCCTTTCCCTCTTCGGAGAAGGGTGTTCGTGCTATTTCCTTTCCATTGAGAGCAGTACGAGCTCCATTTCCTGTGCCATTTCAACGTCCACACAGCTGGACAAGTGGCTTCCACAGAGCAGCTTTTTCTGCACAAAATCAACCCGTTGTTGGATCTCCACCTGCATATTGCCCATCTGCTTTGCCATATGACTATCCATCTCCACCTACTGATATATATGGTAATAGAGTTCCAAATTATAGAATGCCAATCCATCAAAGGACTATTAGTTATGATGGTTATCAGCTTTCACCTCCATTCTCTCCATCTCCATCCCCGTCTTCTCCATCATACGTCTCCACTGGTAATCATCCTATGCGAACACGTGTACGTCCAGAAACTGCTCCTGTAAGTATACCACTTTCAATGGCGAGCAGAAATTCTAGATACCTTTCTCCCAATTCTTCTGATCCAAGTAGAAGTTCTCTCCCACCTTTATCTCCCAGAAGCAGAAAGACTGATCCTTCATCACAGGAGTCTCCTTATGGAActacatcttttaaaaaaatagagtctTTAAGGTCTGGAGAGATGCAGAATCATTATGCTGGCCAGAAG ATGATCAGAGATAGCAAAGATGATTCAGGCCGGTTCTCAGGATTGTTATCTTCGAGTGGCTCACCACGTATTGGATTTTCTAGAAGCTCCAGTAGATTATCTTTCCAGGATGACTtagatgataatattttttcatgtccttttgatgttgatgatgttgATACATTGGATATTCAAGTCAG TCAGAATTTTGATGGGAAAAAAGCTTCCGAGTTTACTTCACAGTCATTGCCAATTGTTAAAAAATCACAAGATGCTGCCGTTGGTGTCCTTGTTCACATGTTGAGGACTGCACCTCCTCTGCGCCAAGATTCATGTTGTTACTCATCCCACTCAATGAAGACTGAACTTGAGGGAGGAGTCCCTACAGCTTCTGGATTCTTTATGCCTCGAAAGACTGCTGATGCACTTGAAGAGCTCAGGAGTTTCAGAGAAATGAAAGACCTACTTCTTTCCAAGAGTGGAACTCGGGTGGTCAGCAAAGATGACGTTTGA
- the LOC121253866 gene encoding uncharacterized metal-dependent hydrolase YabD, whose product MMKLFDAHCHLQDPRILSRAPQLIATALDAGVVRFAVNGVSEKDWHLVKQMGEKYTSVIPCFGLHPWYVAERTPNWFNTLKECLESTPSAAVGEIGLDKGSRGKEIDFSDQIDVFRQQLELARELKKPASVHCVRAFGDVLQIMKSIGSFPAGVILHSYLGSAEMVPEFAKLGAYFSFSGYLMSLEARKAKKMLRAVPSERILLESDAPDALPKSERDSLFMVDGDPSIPEELQGQGGKFSSNDGSSSNFSYAVRDVSTMPKDTLNHPANIQNVLDYVASFVDITKEELAEVSYKNAVLLFSYDGSKVLQEN is encoded by the exons ATGATGAAATTGTTCGATGCACACTGTCACCTTCAGGACCCAAGAATATTGAGTCGGGCACCACAGCTGATCGCCACAGCGCTTGACGCTGGCGTTGTTCGCTTCGCCGTTAATGGAGTTTCCGAG AAAGACTGGCATTTGGTGAAGCAGATGGGTGAGAAATATACTAGTGTAATCCCATGCTTTGGCCTCCACCCCTG GTATGTTGCGGAGAGGACACCCAACTGGTTCAACACGTTAAAAGAGTGCCTTGAGAGTACTCCCTCTGCTGCTGTTGGAGAG ATTGGATTGGACAAAGGTTCACGGGGAAAAGAGATTGATTTCTCGGATCAG atTGATGTTTTCCGGCAACAACTTGAACTTGCAAGAGAGTTGAAAAAACCAGCATCTGTCCATTGCGTTCGGGCATTTGGAGATGTTCTTCAGATAATGAA ATCCATAGGAAGTTTTCCTGCTGGCGTTATTCTTCATTCATACCTAGGATCAGCTGAAATGGTACCAGAATTTGCCAAGCTTGGTGCTTACTTTTCATTCTCTGGATATCTTATGTCCTTAGAAGCAAGGAAAGCAAAGAAAATGTTAAGGGCG GTACCTTCTGAAAGGATTTTATTGGAGTCAGATGCACCTGATGCACTTCCAAAGTCTGAACGAGATTCACTGTTTATGGTTGACGGAGACCCCTCCATCCCTGAAGAGCTACAAGGGCAAGGGGGGAAGTTTTCTTCAAATGATGGCAGTTCCAGTAATTTTTCTTATGCTGTAAGAGATGTGTCAACAATGCCAAAAGACACACTCAATCATCCAGCAAACATTCAGAAT GTACTCGATTATGTAGCATCCTTTGTTGATATAACCAAGGAAGAACTTGCAGAAGTTAGTTACAAGAATGCAGTACTCCTGTTCTCTTATGATGGTTCAAAAGTACTCCAGGAAAACTAA
- the LOC121253868 gene encoding receptor-like protein EIX2 — MVPLWIGNSLPNLVILNLRSNQLYGRVPLSLCRLSQIQILDLSLNKIEGTIPECIYNLTAMSRTMNTTPSAIYVYIGVTYTDYASLVWKGRESVLKSFLGLVKMIDLSNNKLHGEIPEGITDLTELVALNLSRNNLSGLITPKIGLLRNLLSLDLSRNQLYGEIPMSISNISFLSQLNLSTNNLSGKIPTGTQIQSFDASAFLENPKLCGAPLPNKCLEDLHPNYINNQGHKKENDDDDDGFITKGFYVAASLGFIVGFWGVCCISVLNIRYIMKRLTSNAQRILA, encoded by the coding sequence ATGGTACCTCTATGGATTGGTAATAGTTTGCCAAATTTGGTTATTCTTAACCTACGATCTAATCAGCTTTATGGAAGGGTGCCTTTAAGCCTATGTCGTCTATCACAGATTCAAATCTTGGATCTTTCTTTGAACAAGATCGAGGGAACTATTCCAGAATGTATCTACAATTTGACCGCAATGTCTCGTACAATGAATACAACTCCAAGTGCCATATACGTGTATATAGGAGTTACTTATACAGACTATGCATCCTTGGTATGGAAAGGAAGAGAGTCTGTGTTAaaaagtttcttgggacttgtgAAGATGATTGAtctttcaaataacaaattacatggAGAGATTCCAGAAGGAATTACTGATCTTACAGAACTAGTTGCCTTGAATTTATCGCGAAACAACTTATCTGGTTTAATCACTCCGAAGATCGGTTTGTTGAGAAATTTGCTGTCTCTTGATTTATCTAGAAACCAACTTTATGGTGAAATCCCAATGAGCATTTCCAACATAAGTTTTCTTAGTCAATTGAACTTGTCCACCAACAACTTATCAGGCAAAATCCCAACAGGAACTCAAATACAAAGCTTCGATGCTTCTGCATTTTTGGAAAATCCTAAACTATGTGGCGCACCACTTCCAAACAAGTGTCTAGAAGATCTTCATCCAAATTACATTAACAATCAGGGCcacaagaaggaaaatgatgatgatgatgatggatttATAACTAAAGGATTTTATGTTGCTGCAAGTCTCGGATTCATTGTCGGATTTTGGGGGGTGTGTTGCATTTCAGTGCTAAACATACGATATATAATGAAGCGTCTCACTTCCAATGCTCAAAGGATATTAGCATAG